The DNA sequence AGAGCTGCAcccccgcgacttgatcaatacaacaatttctaCTGTCcgatatacattttaatgttttgatatatttcaccctaatcagcctcacatagctgtaGTGGAAAACACCTTGCTACCCCCCCGCCCcgcttacacacatacacacatacacacacacacacacacacacacacacacacagagaaaagcagtgcaagcctccgttgctagttctaaagtgacgttttctaATTGTCAACGAAGGCTCtgactgtatcaaagcaagacgctgaatatgtggcggaagaaagtagttccactcacaagagtgttttacagacgaaaaccagaaaatgtcttgagataaaaccctgaatgatgtcttaaggtgtggtaaccgtggtataagcggaataattgactccggcctgttgaattgtttaaaaataatgcacacccgaggtgcaaGATTACGAGGGACACCATGGGtgagcattatttttaaacaattcaatgggccggagtcaattattccttacaaaaactttgtattgtgctatttaggcttatagctcactgtTCTGCTAGTTTGAGTTGCATTTGAGgtaattccattgcaataaacattctttattccagcGTAGCCTACTGACTCCCGACTAAACCTGAATAACCGAACAAGATgactggtgcatgcattaaaatctacttggtgtgtggattgttaaaatcaaatgaagattagaaaggAGGCTTATAGATTATGTGTTTAGAAATATGGCTTGCGTAATAAAACCTCAGTgtctctgatacagaaaagctggACCCCtatgagagaaaatagaaagctcctACTCCAGGTGTTCGTAACacgtctgatgaacttgagcacgaacagcaggtaaaagtcaaagtgtgaactgtcaattaatgcaagttgggctcactgatcggaattaatttacatttgaagccagaattgcagcctgccttgttgcttttgtaccctgatgtaatgaacattaagccttaccctttttttttctcatcacaataaaacattcggggctattaacaaaacaaaagatccggggcttcagccctatcagccagaGTCTAGCTACGCTGCTGTATCTCAGTAAATCACTGGATTTTCATCAGTTGGAAATACTAGGTGTGAAAACAAAACCTGATACTACAGTAAAACTGGATGATTTTTCAGTGCATTCAGAAGTATGTTTGCAAACATGAACCACAGCCTCAATACCTGCATCAAAACTGGTTAGAGTCATTTCAGTGAAAGAGATGTGAATAAAGCCTTCTTCCTCTTTCTGTCACAAGGACATTCATACCAGATGAGAGAATATGTTAATGCATTCTTAGGGGTGGAGTAGCACAGTGACTATGAAAAGTTTGGAAACTCTCTACAAACTGATTCAGCCAAACCAACAGCAACAGCCACAATAGGACAGGTATGATTGCTCTCTTTACAACAAACTATCTGTGGAGTTTTTAAGTGCTTCTGGATTTAGATGCATCATTTAGCTAAATGATAATAGAAGTAGGTAGAAGTAGAAGAAGATAATAGAAGAAGTAGATTTGGGTTATTTAATGAGAAAACTGAACAtggttttttttaaatactgatgGGTGAAATCAGTGTTTAGATCATAAGTGTAAGTGAGGGTTGTGCAGTCATTGTGATGTGTTGTGGTCCTTGTGCAGGCAGATTGCAGCATTACTGTACTCTTTGGGTAATCAGAAAAAGTTCTGTTCCGATACAGATTAAGATGCTTTATTTTGTGTCTAAATATTACGCTTTGCGATGGTTAAATGGCAAGAGTGATAATGCATCATTTAatgaataaaaaaggaaaatagcAGGACAGCGAATGTTTTTAACAAAATGAATGGACTAACCTTTCGACTCTCTGTGCTTTGCCTCAATTATAAAGTAAAATAGCTGCTGTATTTGGACTGTTTGAGGTTTTCAGGTCACACCCCAAAAAACATACTCCAAATACCCCAATAATGTATTTACACTATACAAATCAGTGGCATTATTGTCATTATGTTCTTATACACAGATAAGGGTTTTATTTTTTAGCTTCCAAAATACTTTTGGATTGTAATATACaaatgctatactccatctaaatctatattaaacagcattttgccaaTTCTATTCTGAGTATTATCCAATATAATGTAGTTTTTGAAAACTTTATAAATTGAGAGACTACttggaatatttttacttttaaaaatgcatgcaaaAAAGTCACAATGCAATTCAAAACTGTGAAAAAGTAAGTGAAATTATAACCAGTCACATCacctaagatatacactttccttTATTCATATTAATTCTAACCTAAAAGCTTGATGttgatgaaaagaaaaaaagtttatggaaatgttatgcatcaactacccatttattgtaaatgtgtgtgttgatCTGATATATTTGGATAGAGAGGTTCAGGGTAAACTAGTGAAATCCAAAAATCTTGTTTAGATATGCAGACAATCTAACTCATAAGAAGATGTTACCTCAGAGTAAAGCTCTGGCACAATTATTAACCATAAATAACAATTTTGGACAAGGCTATGCCCAAGTGAGTAAGTTTCTTTGTTTACACTCTTTACACATGTAGACAAAGATTTATGATATAGCTGTAAAACagtcactttaaaggaatagtttactcaaataaataaataataataataaaaaaagaaaatacaatgaaagtgtttgGTGATTGAGGCgaacactctgcctaacatctccttttgtgttcaaccaaagaaaaaaaatgcatacaggtttgggacaacatgagtgAATGATAATAGAGTGTACAGTATACGTCAAACATGTTGCAGAGCAACATTCCTCTTCTGTATTTTGGGTTGATGTCTGTATCAGTCAGTAACTGGgcttgaaaatgttttgcttttgtgTTATATAAGGCTGTGCTGTATCGGCATGGGAATGCATGTCGCATGATATGATTGTGTTTTATATGTTCTTTAGCAAAACAAGTCTGGAAAAGGTAGTTACAGGCTGTTGCTTATCCAgtattaagaaaaaaacaagtgTTCAGGGTATTTTCTTTGAGAAAGATTAGAAAAGGTGCATGAGTCTTCTGCCCTCAGGCTCAAAGGCATTGCTTATCAGGTGAATCTGCTCTGCCCATTTCAGCATCTTCACTGAGAAAACCAGATGGTGTTCTGATGTTCTTACTTTTGTTTTACAATACAGACAAAAcatgaatagttcacccgaaattGATAATTGACTCACCcttacgttgttccaaacccgtatgtatttctgtcttccatgaaacacaaaagaagatgtcacgcagaatgttagcctctttCACCaattactttcactgcatggaaaaaagatgccatCACAATTAATTTTCGTTGAATCTTTTTTccatgtgttccacagaagaaagtcataaaggtttgaaacaacatgaggatgagtaaatgatgacagaaatttctgtagcactttataataaggttacagttgttaacattagtaaatgcattaggtatcttgaacttacaatgaacaatatatatattataatgttaacaaatggaaccttattttaaagtgctgCCAAAATgtccttttgggtgaactatccctttactacATAATTAAACTTATTATATCTTGTATATTCTAATTATTCACACTCAACATGTAACTTCACATTCCATTTGTCATTTtatcactataaaaaaaattccagCCCAAGATGATGGTTTTTTCTTGAAGCACTTCATTAAGACACTCAAATGATGTAAACAGTCTGTAAAGTGGCATTAGGTGGTAATAAAAATGTCTAAAGGAGGTAAATGGTGGACAGAGCAAAGACATtgtctaattattttacttttcccACCAGTTTAAACCCAGCCAAAGAGAATGAGTTCTGACAGAACCAGAAACCCACCTCCCTATATCATACCAAGTAAGTCGCTGACTCATCCGTTGAGTATGGATGACTCATACAAAGTGATTAAGACTAAAGAATTCCAAAACATCAGTGTGCATGATTGACGCAAATGTGTAATCTTAAAATAAGTATGAGGaccaatatttattttgtatctgtttcttttgtCTTGGAATCAACAGTAGAGAACAAGGGTGACAACGTCAAGGTCTACCATGTGCACACACCGTTCACCCCACAAAGCTCCACCATCGGTAATACGCAAATGGAATCAGCCAGACCTGGTGAGTTTGTTACCAGCCAAATATCTGGGGGAAATTGTTGGTTGTAAagtgctttaaaatgttttttaaagacctcatgaaattgATGAACACAATTTTCATTCGTGTTGATGTAGTTCCTATTGAAACAGGGAGTTTGGAAGGGAAAAATCTCGAAGAATTTGtcaattttttaatttgattggacaaaaattggtgtagtgcaggatgagtcatcaatatttttttgtctgttttccagGAAGataaagactgtacattttaaatgcatataaaggcttttatcaacttttaggagtataaAAGCATATAGGGCTTCAAATATAAAATACACAgactaaaagtcacaaaactcAAATTTAGATTTTATGGGGTGTTTAAGAACGTCTTGTACtgtattcagggttggggagtaacgaaatacatgtaacaggattacgtatttaaaatacaaaatataagtaactgtattccactacagttacaatttaaatcattgttatttAGAATACagctacattcaaaaagtattttgattactaaagagattactttgcattttattgtcatttgtttcatttaatatttagtcctttcagatggaaaacatgtatacatataaatgatgcgatccaaagtgcatttgaacagcggtgaaacactttcttatgatgtgttacattcatatgagcagacagagaagtttgaagtaagtttggagcagaagaaatcgaaataaaccttgtgtaaattgtcagctctaggctaagctaaaatgctatttctagccattttacatgcacatgttaccaggcacgatcatattttttttttatcaagaaaattcacattggatcataatttcttttttctagtaagacctttgatattagggcaaaaatcatattcttgataataatttttgtatagttttcctgtaaaaatataaaaaaattttttaaaacaagatcaatttgatttatcttgttttagaaacaacactgcataagatatttaggtttttcagatgatgtattttttacatgtgtatttcgtcttactgtactggcagagtttttatagatcaaaacaagtgaaaaaatctaacaatgctgaagaagtaatccaaagtatttagaatacgttactgactttgagtaatctaacggaatacgttacaaattacattttacagcatgtattctgtaatctgtagtggaatacatttcaaaagtaaccctctcaaccctgaCTGTATTTGAACATTGCTGCCTTGCTGGCGTGGTATTGGCCTAATTTGCAAGATGATTTTAAATCTCAACAGGATTTCATTGTTTAATAAATACTTCATTCATtaataataaatcatataaaaaataaacctttGATTGATCCTGACATACTTTTTTTATTCTTGTAGTTCAAGTCCCGTCAACTGATGCCAAGAACAAATATGTCGGCTATGATTCATACGAGCTGGGTCGCAGTCCGGGAATGGCCACCTGCACTGCCTGCCAACAGCAAGTCTTAACCAATGTCACCTACAAAGTGGGATATTACGCTTGGTTGATGTGCTTACTTTTCATCCTGTGCGGGTAAGAGTCCATTtgaatttgcacacaaaaaaTCAAACCATGTGTTTACAAGCCAAATCAATGTGAATTTCTTCCCTTTTCCAGGTTTGTTTTATTCTGCTGTCTGATTCCATTCTTTGTCAAGTTTTTCAAAGACGTCTACCACACATGCCCAAAATGCAATAAGATCATCCATATTGAAAAGAAGCGATGTTGCTCATGATTCCAACCCTACTTCACTCTCTCACGGATTTGTGTGGCTGAGGGGGTCACATTGTTTACCTACTGACCTGGTGGAGCAGCACACAATATGAAGGACACTTTCAGATCATAAGGGATGTCATCTAGTAAAAACTTTTGCAACCTTTGTAATTGAAAACCATTTAGCTGTGCAACTGATTTAGTTTCTTTCTGTAACCCATTTTACATTCACGAAATGAATATGAATACTCAGGGTTTTGATTGTTTCTAGATTTTTTCTATTTATTGGTAAAGGCCTCAGGGTTAGGGGTTAAGAGTGGTTAAGGTGTCCGTCCACCTTTGTGACAATAACAAAAACAAGAAACTTTGCTTGCACAAGACAGTGTCTTTGATAATTACCACATCCACTGGAATAAAATTT is a window from the Myxocyprinus asiaticus isolate MX2 ecotype Aquarium Trade chromosome 13, UBuf_Myxa_2, whole genome shotgun sequence genome containing:
- the si:ch211-157c3.4 gene encoding lipopolysaccharide-induced tumor necrosis factor-alpha factor homolog-like, which gives rise to MSSDRTRNPPPYIIPIENKGDNVKVYHVHTPFTPQSSTIGNTQMESARPVQVPSTDAKNKYVGYDSYELGRSPGMATCTACQQQVLTNVTYKVGYYAWLMCLLFILCGFVLFCCLIPFFVKFFKDVYHTCPKCNKIIHIEKKRCCS